The Diaminobutyricimonas aerilata nucleotide sequence CCGACGGGAGCCCGCTCGCGTTCGCGGGGCTCTACGAGTGGTGGAAGAACCCCGCAGACGGGCAGTGGCTGCTCTCGACCACGATCATCACGCGCCCGGCGACGGGGGAACTCGAGGAGATCCACGACCGCATGCCGTTGTTCCTCGCCCCTGAGCTGTGGGGCGACTGGCTCGACCCGCGCTCGAAGCCCTCCGAGGAGCTCGTACAGCACGCGCTCGACGCCGGCTCACGCATCGGCGACGGGTTCGAACTGCGCCCGGTCGGATCCGCGGTCGGGCCCACCCGCAACAAGATCGACGACCCCTCGCTGCTCGAGCCGGTGTGATGCCCGCCGGATACTCCGCCGACTCCGTACGCGCCGCCGAGGCCCCGCTGCTCGCCGCGGGGGTGCCGCTCATGCGCCGCGCCGCCGCGGGACTCGCGCACGAACTGCGCCGGGAATTGCGCTCCGCCGACGACCGGGTGCTCGTGCTCGTCGGCGGCGGGGACAACGGCGGCGACGCCCTCTTCGCCGCGGCGGAACTCGCGGCCGACGGGGTGCGCGTCGACGCCGTCGCCGCAGCGGAACGGATGCACCCGGCGGGCCGGGAGGCGGCGCTCGCCGCGGGGGTGCGGCTGCGGCCCGCCGCCCCGCTCGGCGAGGTCGTCGCGCTCGCCCGCGCGGCGGCCGTCGTGGTCGACGGGCTCGTCGGCATCGGTTCGGACTCCCCGGCGCTGCGCGGGGTGCCGCGGGAACTCGTCGTCGCCCTGCTGCCCGTGGTCGCGGCGCCTGCGGGCCCGCGTGTGGTCGCGGTCGACGTGCCGAGCGGCATCCACCCCGACTCGGGCGACGTGCCGGATGCGGCGGTGCTGCCCGCCGATGTCACGGTCACCTTCGGCGCGGTGAAGGCGGGCCTGCTGCGCGCGCCCGCGTCCGCCCTCGCGGGCGAGGTGCGCCTCGTCGAGATCGGGCTCGACCTCGCGGGCGTCACCCCGCTCGTGCCCGCCCCTCCCGCCTGACCCGCCCCGCGCATCCGCCCGCGCCGCGAGCGGCTGTGGTGGCGATTTCCCGTCGCAAAGTGCGGGTGCGGCCCGGTTCCACCCGCAATATGCGACGGGAACTGCCGTCCGAAATACATCGGCGGCTCGGGTCGGCGGATGCGGTGAGGATGGGGTGCGCGGCGGCCCGGAGCGCCCAGGAAACGAGCGGGATTTACGACACGCGCGCGATGTCGGTGCCGATTGACATATTCGAACGTATGTTCGATCCTGAGGGCATGCCGGCGACCCTCCTCGATACCGCCGCACCCGTCGCCGACGAGGTGCAGCGGCTCAAGGCGCGCATCCGGCAGATGCAGGCTCCCAAACTGGATTCGCGCACGCTGCCGACGCATCCGGCGTTCGCCGACCTGTTGCCCGGCGGCGCGCTGCTCGAGGGCGGCGCGTACTCGGTCGCCCCCTCTTCTGCGCTCGTGATGGCGCTGCTCTCCG carries:
- a CDS encoding NAD(P)H-hydrate epimerase, which codes for MPAGYSADSVRAAEAPLLAAGVPLMRRAAAGLAHELRRELRSADDRVLVLVGGGDNGGDALFAAAELAADGVRVDAVAAAERMHPAGREAALAAGVRLRPAAPLGEVVALARAAAVVVDGLVGIGSDSPALRGVPRELVVALLPVVAAPAGPRVVAVDVPSGIHPDSGDVPDAAVLPADVTVTFGAVKAGLLRAPASALAGEVRLVEIGLDLAGVTPLVPAPPA